The DNA region CGGCCACACACATTCTAGAAATACAAAAAACCCTTTTTGCCTGAATATGAGTGGGGAAAACGTAGGTTTTGTTCCTATAAGAATCAGGGATGTACTTTCAATACGCCCTTAAAGCTGATTTTTAACCCATTTTTATCTGCACTTATTTTTGCATTCCCGCCGTTTTTTAGCGTTCCAAACAATATCTCATCACTAAGCTTAATCTTGATTTCATTGTCGATAATTTTACGGATTTCTCTTGCTCCTAGAGCATTTTCAACGCTTCGTGAAGCAATGTTTTGGAGGGCTTTTGAATCGATTTGAAGCAAAATATTTTTTTCTTTGAGTTGGTGGTTGAGTTCTTCGATATATTTTTTGGCGATTTTTTCAAACTCGTTTTTACCAAGAGGGTAAAACGTGATGATGCTATCAAGGCGACTGCGAAATTCGGGGTTAAAAATATTTTTTAAAGCATTTTCGTGTTTGTTTTCATAGACACTGCTAAACCCTAAAGGATTGCTTTCCTTACTCCCAGCATTAGAGGTCATAATCAAAATCACATTTTTAAAATCAGCCTTATTTCCTGCATTGTCGGTTAAAGTTGCACTATCCATTATTTGCAGGAGAATATTGTAAATATCAGGATGGGCTTTTTCAATTTCATCAAGCAATAAAACGCAATGAGGGTGTTTTTTGATCGCATCAATCATCAAGCCCCCTTGTTCAAAGCCCACATATCCTGCTGGAGCACCGATCAGTCTTGAAACGCTGTGACTTTCCATATATTCGCTCATATCAAATTTCTCAAAATGCAATCCCAACGCTTTGGCAAGCTCTTTACTGAGTTCAGTTTTCCCCACCCCGCTAGGTCCCACAAATAAAAAATTTCCAATAGGGCGATGGAGTGCCCCCAAACCGGCTTTGTTGGTTTTGATGGCTTGAGTAAGTGCATCAATAGCTTTATCTTGGGAGAAGATTTTTGCTTTAAGTTTGGAAGCAAGATTTTTTAACAATCCTCTCTCATCGCTACTCACTTGAGATTTTGGGATATTGACGCTTTTTGAGATGATATTTTCTATGTCTTGTTTGCTGATTGTCCTGCTTTTTTTATGAGATGATATTTTTTTGTTCGCCCCGACTTCATCCATCAAATCAATCGCCTTATCAGGTAGGAATTTGTCGCTGATATAGCGTTCTGAAAGATCCACGCACGCCTTGAGGGCTTCAGGAGTATAGGCAATGTCGTGATATTTCTCATAAATGGGAGCCAAACCTTTGATGATTTCATAGCAAGATTCCAAACTCGGCTCATTGACTTCGACTTTTGAAAAACGCCTTGATAATGCCTTGTCTTTGTCAAAGTAGTTTTTGTATTCGCTAAATGTGGTTGCTCCAATACATCGAAGCGTTCCGTTTGCAAGCATTGGCTTGAGTAGATTGGAAGCATCCAAGCTACCCCCTGATGTCGCACCTGCTCCCACTATGGTATGGATTTCATCAATAAAAAGGATGGCTTGAGGCATTTGCTCAATCTCAGAAAGAATGCCTTTAAGGCGTTTTTCAAAATCCCCTCTGTATTTGCTTCCTGCGACCATACTCCCTAAATCAAGAGCAAATATCTGGCAGTTGTGCAAGACTTTAGGGGCTTTTTTTTGTGCGATTTCTAAAGCGATTCCCTCCGCGATGGCTGTTTTTCCCACACCAGGCTCACCTACAAGGATAGGGTTATTTTTTTTGCGGCGGCATAAGATTTCACTCACGCGTGCTGTCTCATTCTCTCTCCCGATAACCGGATCGATTTTACCGCTTTTGGCTAGTTCAACGAGATTTTTGCTGTATTTTTTCAGATAACTTTCTGCATTTGGCGAAGTTTGAGATTTATCTTCATCAGTAATTTTTTCAAGAATATCCAAACGAGTGATTCCTTGAGAAGCCATCAATTTTGCTGTATAGCTGTTTTCTTCCTGCAATATAAAAGCGAGTAAATCACTCACTTCTAAGATTTTTTGGTTTGAATTGCTAGCGTGTTCGATCATTGATGTGAAAACCCGATCAAGCGCGGGAGTTTGAGAGGGAAGAGAGATTTCTTGGGCTTTAGAAACAGGGATGTGATTGGCCAAGTAAATCCGCACGATTTTTTCCATCTGCAAAATATCTGCACCGCAAGCCTTAAGTAACTCTTCCCCTTTCTGATTGCCCAATACGGCTAAAAAAAGGTGTTCGATAGTGAGAATTTCGTGTTTCATTTCTCTAGCGGTTTCAACGGCTTCATTGATAGTTTGGGTTAAATTCGGGCTGATGAGGTGATTCAATTTTCTCTCCTAATTCAGATCTTGAGTGATGATTTTAAGAGGAAAGCGATGTTTTTGGGCTCTCTGCTTGGCAGTTTTGGCTTTGAATTCAGCAATATCATAAGGATAGATACCACATACCCCACTCCCGTTTCGATGAACGCTGAGCATAATTTCTGTAGCCTCATTGTAGGATTTCTCAAAAATATCCATCAAGATTTTTATTACAAACTCCATTGTCGTATAATCATCATTCAATAAGACCACTTTGGACATTTTAGGTTCTTGTAAAAAAAGTTCAATTTCTGCTTGTGTATTGATCTGTGCCATAAAATTCCCAAAAAATATTTTCTATTGATTGTCTATAATTTTACCAAATTTTATTAACTGAAAGGAGCGGTTTTTGAAGACCCTATTCATCAGTGCCACTAACACAAACATTGGCAAAACTTATACAGCAACCTTATTGAGCGATTATTGCAATCAGATGGGGATTAAAACCCTTGTAGCCAAGCCTATTGAGACGGGCGATGAGGGGGGGATTTTACCAGATTGTCATATTCATTTACACAGAGGAAAAAAAGTTTTTCCTGATTTGTCTTTGGATGACATTAATTTTTATCGCTACCATCTTCCTGCCTCTCCTTTTGTAGCGCAATTATCACAACCCCAAGCCCCAAAAGTGGATTTTGAGTATATTAAGCAAAAGATTGGAGATTTGGGTTTAAAATGTGATTTTTTGATCATTGAGGGGGCAGGGGGTATAATGGTCCCTATTGATGGGAAGCGTAATATGTTTGATTTAGCCCAATATCTAGAGTCTCCTATGCTTCTTGTAAGCGGGGATAGACTTGGAATGATTAATGATTTGCTTTTAAATCGGGCATTTTTAGAATCAAAGGACATTTTTTGCACGTATGCAGTGAATACATTTGATTTTAAGAGCTATGAGAAAATCAGCAAGCCCTATATAGACTATCTCAATCAGATTTCCCAAAATCAGATTTACCATCTTCAATCTGATATTTCCCAAATCGTTTCAAAGATATTTTCTTTTTATGGGAATTAGCAAGAGAAAAACGATATGACAAAAACAATTAAGAATCATAAATCTATCTCTTTAAAATTTGCAATCAGCCAACAATAGAAATTAATAAGAATGATAAAGCCCAGAATAATCATTGGGCTTAATAATGTGCAAGCGAGAGAAAAAACAATCATAGAGGGTAGGTTTGCTTGCCAACCTACCCTAATAACAAAAATCAACAAACTTTTGTTATTATTAAGCAAATTAATGCTATAATAATGATTGTTTTTAACATTATTTGAACCTCCTTTCGGAAGCTCAAATTCTCTCTGTGAAGCTGGTGACTTCAAAGAGAGTACGAGCTTCACAATCATATTCTATACAAAAATCATTTAAATTTCACTGATTTGTTATTTTTTTATTTAATGTATCCAATGGAGTCAATCAAGAATATATATAGTATTTTTGATTTAAGAATGCAAGCGAGAGAAAAAACAATCATAGAGGGTAGGTTTGCTTGCCAACCTACCCTAATAACAAAAATCAACAAACTTTTGTTATTATTAAGCAAATTAATGCTATAATAATGACCGTTTTAATCATTTTAAGCCTCCTTTCGGAAGCTCAAATTCTCTCTGTGAAGCTACGGACTTCAAAGAGAGTACGAGCTTCACAATCATATTCTATACAAAAATCATTTAAACCTCACTGATTTGTTATTTTTTTATTTAATGTATCCAATAGAACCAATAATAAAATAGTCTTTAAAAGATTGATAAATTCTTATTAAAGATATATCCGGTTAAAAATGACTATTGGATTTTTGGAGCTTGTTTATTCATCTGGGGATTGGTATGTGTAGCCATTGGCTACCTTTTCTCACAAATAGCTGCCCCCTGTTTCACACGCTTTAAAAGAAAATATAGAAATTTTCATCTCTTTTTTGAGTTGGGTTTATTAATCATTCTTTGATATTTTGGTAAAAACAAACTTAAGGATGCCATTGCCAACGCAAAGCCCAAGTAAAAAATATCGAAAAATCAATGTTTATGAAGCCTCCCAAGAGAGATTAGATTTCATATTCTCAAATTTCGAGCGTATTATCCTAAGTTTTTCAGGCGGCAAGGATAGTGGCGTGATGTTAAATTTAGTCTTAGACTACCTCAAAGCCCGTAAAATAAAACAAAAGATTATCCTACTTTTCATCGACCTAGAAGCCCAATACGCCTATACCATCGAATACATCAAGCGAATGATTGAGGCCAATAAAAAATATTTGGAAGTTCATTGGTGCTGTATGCCCTTAAACTTGCGAAACGCCACGAGCGTGTTTAGCCCGTTTTGGACTTGTTGGGATAGTGAGAATGTCGATAAATGGGTGCGCGACTATCCCAAACTACACAATCCCAAAAAAGGCATTTATGTCTGGACACTGCACAACCACCGCTTTGATTTTTTCAGCTATAAAATGGAGTTCGAAGATTTTACGACTGCTTTTCTTTCCCACTTTGGTGCTGATGGTAAAATGACGGTATGCCTTGTAGGGATCAGAGCTGATGAGAGTTTCAATCGTTTTAGAACCATCGCTTCCCAAAGCAAAAGAACCTTAAAAGGCAGGCAATACACCACGCAAGTCGGCAAAGATATTTATAATATCTACAATGCCTATCCCATCTATGATTGGACGACTGAAGATATATGGATTGCAAACCACCGCTTCAAATGGGATTACAATGAGATTTACGATCTATTTTACAGATCTGGCGTCCCGCTTTCAATGATGCGGATCTGCCAACCTTATGGGGATGATCAAAAAAACGGACTGAATCTTTTTCGCATTATTGAGCCTAAGACTTGGCTGGGCGTAGTCAATCGAGTGAGCGGGGCAAACTTTGGCAACATTTATTGCAAGGATAAAATTATGGGCTACTACGATGTGAAGCTTCCACAAGGACATACGTGGAAAAGCTACACGAAAATGCTTTTAGCCACACTCCCTAAAGAGCTGCGAGATCATTATGTCCAAAGATTTATCAAATTCATTCGCTATTGGAATAAAAAGGGCTGCCATATCAGTGAGACAAGCAGGAATCTTGAAGGGGTGAAATCGATGAAAAAACTCAATACAAGAGGCAAAGAGCTTTTTATCTTCACCAAAATCCTTGATTTTGCCCCTAGAAAGATCGAATCTGCAAGAGAAGCCTTAACTTGGCGACGTATGGCAGTTTGTATCATCAAAAATGATGTGCTTTGCAAAGGATTAAGCTTTGCACAGACCAAAGAGCAACGCCATAAGATTGCTAAAATAATGGAAAAATACAAAGATTTCTAAGTCCAAAGGAGATACGCAAATGCCCTCAAAAACAAATCCTATTTTCAAATCCCCAGTTTATCAAGTGACCCCTGTGCCTTTTGAAAAAATACGATCCAATGCCTACAACCCCAATCATATCGCTACCCCTGAAATGGTTTTGCTTTATCAGTCCATCTTAAACGATGGCTATACAATGCCCATCGTGTGTTATTACATCAAAAAAGAGGACATCTATGAGATCGTAGATGGCTTCCACAGATACGTAATTATGCGCGAACACAAAGATATTTATGAACGCGAACGCGGACTTTTGCCTGTGGTTGTGATTGATAAAGACATTTCCCATCGGATGGCATCCACAATTCGCCACAATCGCGCACGAGGAAGCCACGCCGTAGAGCTAATGCAAAAGATTGTAAGCGAGCTAATCGAATGTGGCAAAAGCGATGAATGGATTATGAAAAATATCGGGATGGACGCTGATGAGCTTTTGCGTCTGAAACAAGTGAGCGGGTTGAGTTCTCTTTTTGCAAACAAAGAATTTAGCAAAAGTTGGTCTGTTTGAATTTTTAAATTTCTATAATTTTGATGGTTTTTCCCCTTTTTTCTCAGTAAAAATCTTTTTTTAACCCTCTTTTCCTCCTTATTTTATTTTTTTTCTAAAATTTTTAATAAATATTTATACTTTATTTATTAAAATATTAATTATCTAAGTAAATCATTGAGACAAAATATACCAATAAAAATATCAAATATTATGAATTTAATTGTATTCAATCGAAAAAAATAAAATCAGTAATATAAAAATTAAATAATTTTATGTTAGAATGGAGCAATATGAAATTATGCAACATAATTTCTATTAATAAATATCTAGAATCACTTGAAAAGGAGATCATTACAATGAATAAGAAAATAAAAATAACCCGTGGGGGGGGGGGGGCAATAATTCTTTCCCTATAAAGCTTTCTAAAAAGTTTCTCGTTCCTACTTCGCTCATTCTTTCTTCCGTTCTTGCACCTCAAGCCTTTGCGCAACATCTTGGTTCGGCTACCTGCGACCTTTCTGCAGCCAACGTTTGCATAAGTGCAGATATTGTGGATAGTGCAATGAGTGGAACAATAAAAGATGTTGATGGAGTTTCTGATAAAAAAGAAATAGATTGGACAGGTGTATTTTCAAATCCTGCAAGAAAACTCACTATCAATGCAGATAAAGAAATTGTTATCATAAAACCTGAGTTAAAAATGTGGAACGGCTCTACAGCAACCTTTAATTTCAAAGATTCTGTCTATAGCGGAAATTTTACACTCGGGAGTACAAAGCCTAGCGAAATCGGAGGTTTTAATAATTATACATCAACATTTACTTTTGATGGAAGCTATCAAGGAAATAGTGATGCTAGTTTAAAGGGTTATGCTTGGGTTGGGGACATCCATAATTATGGTCAGATTAATAATTACACTTTCAAAAACGATGCCAATTTCAAAGGCAATGTTTCTCAAGGCTTATGGCGTGATGGAGTTGGTCACAGCACGTTTACTTTTACCAATTCTTCGATGGAAGGCGATATTTCTGATTATGCCTACACCTCTATAAATGGATACACTGATGGAGTCAGAGAAGAATATCAAACCTTTAGTTTTAGTGGAAATTCATCCAAAGGCTTTGCTCTCAAAGGTAAGGATGGTAAAAATTCACAAATCAAGATCGATCAAGGAACTGCTAACCTGATTCTTGATAATGGCGCAAAAGCTTATGCTGATCTCAGCACTGATCTGAACGGTGTGTCTCCTTATGCTTTACCTATAATCAATATCACTGCCAAAAATAAGTCTTATTTGGAGGGAAGTATCAAGACTATATACGAACAATATGATAAATACAACGAAACTA from Helicobacter sp. 12S02232-10 includes:
- a CDS encoding AAA family ATPase, which translates into the protein MNHLISPNLTQTINEAVETAREMKHEILTIEHLFLAVLGNQKGEELLKACGADILQMEKIVRIYLANHIPVSKAQEISLPSQTPALDRVFTSMIEHASNSNQKILEVSDLLAFILQEENSYTAKLMASQGITRLDILEKITDEDKSQTSPNAESYLKKYSKNLVELAKSGKIDPVIGRENETARVSEILCRRKKNNPILVGEPGVGKTAIAEGIALEIAQKKAPKVLHNCQIFALDLGSMVAGSKYRGDFEKRLKGILSEIEQMPQAILFIDEIHTIVGAGATSGGSLDASNLLKPMLANGTLRCIGATTFSEYKNYFDKDKALSRRFSKVEVNEPSLESCYEIIKGLAPIYEKYHDIAYTPEALKACVDLSERYISDKFLPDKAIDLMDEVGANKKISSHKKSRTISKQDIENIISKSVNIPKSQVSSDERGLLKNLASKLKAKIFSQDKAIDALTQAIKTNKAGLGALHRPIGNFLFVGPSGVGKTELSKELAKALGLHFEKFDMSEYMESHSVSRLIGAPAGYVGFEQGGLMIDAIKKHPHCVLLLDEIEKAHPDIYNILLQIMDSATLTDNAGNKADFKNVILIMTSNAGSKESNPLGFSSVYENKHENALKNIFNPEFRSRLDSIITFYPLGKNEFEKIAKKYIEELNHQLKEKNILLQIDSKALQNIASRSVENALGAREIRKIIDNEIKIKLSDEILFGTLKNGGNAKISADKNGLKISFKGVLKVHP
- a CDS encoding ParB/RepB/Spo0J family partition protein, yielding MPSKTNPIFKSPVYQVTPVPFEKIRSNAYNPNHIATPEMVLLYQSILNDGYTMPIVCYYIKKEDIYEIVDGFHRYVIMREHKDIYERERGLLPVVVIDKDISHRMASTIRHNRARGSHAVELMQKIVSELIECGKSDEWIMKNIGMDADELLRLKQVSGLSSLFANKEFSKSWSV
- a CDS encoding ATP-dependent Clp protease adaptor ClpS — encoded protein: MAQINTQAEIELFLQEPKMSKVVLLNDDYTTMEFVIKILMDIFEKSYNEATEIMLSVHRNGSGVCGIYPYDIAEFKAKTAKQRAQKHRFPLKIITQDLN
- a CDS encoding DUF3440 domain-containing protein, with the translated sequence MPTQSPSKKYRKINVYEASQERLDFIFSNFERIILSFSGGKDSGVMLNLVLDYLKARKIKQKIILLFIDLEAQYAYTIEYIKRMIEANKKYLEVHWCCMPLNLRNATSVFSPFWTCWDSENVDKWVRDYPKLHNPKKGIYVWTLHNHRFDFFSYKMEFEDFTTAFLSHFGADGKMTVCLVGIRADESFNRFRTIASQSKRTLKGRQYTTQVGKDIYNIYNAYPIYDWTTEDIWIANHRFKWDYNEIYDLFYRSGVPLSMMRICQPYGDDQKNGLNLFRIIEPKTWLGVVNRVSGANFGNIYCKDKIMGYYDVKLPQGHTWKSYTKMLLATLPKELRDHYVQRFIKFIRYWNKKGCHISETSRNLEGVKSMKKLNTRGKELFIFTKILDFAPRKIESAREALTWRRMAVCIIKNDVLCKGLSFAQTKEQRHKIAKIMEKYKDF
- the bioD gene encoding dethiobiotin synthase; this translates as MKTLFISATNTNIGKTYTATLLSDYCNQMGIKTLVAKPIETGDEGGILPDCHIHLHRGKKVFPDLSLDDINFYRYHLPASPFVAQLSQPQAPKVDFEYIKQKIGDLGLKCDFLIIEGAGGIMVPIDGKRNMFDLAQYLESPMLLVSGDRLGMINDLLLNRAFLESKDIFCTYAVNTFDFKSYEKISKPYIDYLNQISQNQIYHLQSDISQIVSKIFSFYGN